In one window of Chryseobacterium viscerum DNA:
- the trpD gene encoding anthranilate phosphoribosyltransferase, producing the protein MKEILQYLFNHNTLSKSEAKATMIEIAQNKFNAAEVTAFISVFLMRNITLKEVEGFREALLQMAVPAHIDASNAIDIVGTGGDGKDTINISTLASFVVAGAGQKVTKHGNYGASTTTGSSNVLEELGYQFKNNSEQLNEDLERANICFLHAPYFHPALQSVGLLRKSLGLRTFFNLLGPLVNPAKPRYSMIGVYNLEIARIYQYLLQKEEREFILVHGLDGYDEISLTDDSKIITKNGEEIYSAEDLGFKPVTLEEIKAGTSIRETAKIFMNILEGKGTEQQNSVILANASVALYNTHQFGTYDDCLLLAKESLQSGKALNSFNLLIN; encoded by the coding sequence ATGAAAGAAATACTGCAATATCTGTTCAATCATAATACGTTATCAAAATCAGAAGCTAAAGCTACCATGATTGAGATTGCACAGAATAAATTCAATGCCGCAGAGGTTACAGCCTTTATCAGTGTGTTCCTGATGAGAAATATTACCCTGAAGGAAGTGGAAGGCTTCAGAGAGGCTCTGCTTCAGATGGCTGTTCCTGCACACATAGATGCAAGTAATGCCATTGACATTGTGGGAACAGGAGGTGATGGAAAAGATACCATCAATATATCAACATTAGCAAGCTTTGTGGTGGCCGGAGCCGGACAGAAGGTAACCAAACATGGAAATTATGGAGCTTCCACTACCACGGGCTCATCCAATGTGCTGGAAGAACTGGGATATCAGTTCAAAAATAATTCAGAACAATTGAATGAAGATCTTGAAAGAGCAAACATCTGCTTTTTACATGCTCCTTATTTTCATCCCGCGCTGCAATCGGTTGGATTATTGAGAAAATCTTTGGGACTAAGAACATTTTTTAATCTTTTGGGGCCATTGGTTAATCCTGCAAAACCAAGGTATTCAATGATTGGAGTGTACAATCTGGAAATTGCAAGAATTTACCAGTATCTGCTGCAAAAAGAAGAACGTGAGTTTATCCTGGTACATGGTCTTGACGGATATGATGAAATAAGTCTTACCGACGACAGCAAGATCATTACAAAAAACGGGGAAGAAATCTATTCTGCAGAAGATTTAGGTTTCAAACCGGTAACGCTGGAAGAAATTAAGGCCGGAACCTCCATCCGGGAAACGGCAAAAATATTTATGAATATTCTGGAAGGAAAAGGTACGGAACAACAAAATTCCGTGATTTTGGCAAATGCTTCGGTAGCTCTTTATAACACTCATCAATTCGGAACGTATGATGATTGTCTTCTACTGGCTAAGGAAAGTCTGCAAAGTGGAAAAGCATTGAACAGTTTTAATCTTTTGATTAATTAA
- the trpC gene encoding indole-3-glycerol phosphate synthase TrpC has product MTILDKIIERKKEEVAGAKLRISLDRLKSTAFFERPTYSLKESIKNKNGIIAEFKRQSPSKGIINNSAEPLEVVSAYESFGASGISILTDYDFFGGNLNDILSVRNDIKIPILRKDFMIDEYQFYEAKSIGADVILLIASCLSPAQVEEFTALAHELDMEVLLEIHTEDELKHCNSKIDLVGINNRNLKDFKVDLQHSVQLKNLLPKEVLSVAESGIYNLEDFQFLKEKGFDGFLMGEYFMKNTNPAKAFENFSVQI; this is encoded by the coding sequence ATGACCATACTTGATAAAATTATTGAACGAAAAAAAGAGGAAGTTGCAGGAGCAAAATTACGTATATCTCTTGACCGATTAAAAAGCACAGCCTTTTTTGAAAGGCCTACATATTCTCTGAAAGAATCCATCAAAAATAAAAACGGGATCATTGCTGAATTTAAAAGACAATCTCCTTCCAAAGGGATTATCAACAATAGCGCAGAGCCCTTAGAAGTGGTTTCAGCTTATGAAAGTTTTGGAGCCAGCGGAATTTCTATCCTTACTGATTATGATTTTTTTGGAGGAAATTTAAATGATATTCTAAGCGTAAGAAATGATATTAAAATTCCGATTCTCCGTAAAGATTTCATGATTGATGAATACCAATTCTATGAAGCTAAAAGTATCGGGGCTGATGTCATTTTACTGATCGCTTCCTGCCTTTCACCTGCTCAGGTAGAGGAATTCACAGCACTTGCCCATGAACTGGATATGGAAGTTTTACTGGAAATCCATACGGAAGATGAACTGAAACATTGTAATTCAAAAATTGACCTTGTGGGAATCAACAACAGAAACCTTAAGGATTTCAAAGTGGATCTGCAGCACTCTGTTCAATTGAAAAACCTGCTTCCAAAAGAAGTTTTATCTGTAGCAGAAAGTGGTATTTACAATCTTGAAGATTTTCAGTTTTTAAAAGAAAAAGGATTTGACGGCTTCCTGATGGGAGAATATTTCATGAAGAATACGAATCCGGCTAAAGCATTTGAAAATTTCTCAGTACAAATTTAA
- a CDS encoding phosphoribosylanthranilate isomerase, giving the protein MNQQPSSTPKLKVCGLTQLNQIQELMAMNVDFLGFIFYEKSPRYVLHHLSLEEISAIDHQGKTGVFVNEKADIILQIVQKAGLNFVQLHGDESDRFIAELRQKLDPEVKIIKVIRIGNNDSETKNKILQTFSQQPATCNLQPITYYLFDTDGKAFGGTGKQFDWTLLNDLKIPLPYFLSGGISEENIGNIKALQQQPFVLDINSKFETEPGNKDIGRIKKFKNLYQ; this is encoded by the coding sequence ATGAACCAGCAACCTTCCAGCACTCCTAAACTCAAAGTATGCGGTTTAACACAATTGAACCAGATTCAAGAGCTGATGGCCATGAATGTAGATTTCCTTGGTTTTATCTTCTATGAAAAATCACCGAGATATGTTTTGCATCATCTGAGCCTGGAAGAGATATCTGCTATTGATCATCAAGGGAAAACCGGGGTTTTCGTAAATGAAAAAGCAGACATCATTCTACAGATTGTTCAAAAAGCAGGATTAAATTTTGTACAGCTTCATGGCGACGAAAGTGATCGTTTCATTGCTGAATTAAGACAAAAACTGGATCCCGAAGTCAAGATCATTAAAGTGATAAGAATAGGCAACAATGATTCAGAAACCAAAAATAAAATACTACAAACCTTCAGTCAGCAGCCTGCAACCTGCAACCTACAGCCTATCACCTACTACCTGTTTGATACAGACGGGAAAGCATTCGGTGGAACGGGAAAACAGTTTGACTGGACTTTGCTGAACGATCTTAAGATTCCACTGCCCTACTTTTTAAGTGGTGGTATTTCAGAAGAAAACATCGGAAATATCAAGGCTTTGCAACAGCAGCCTTTTGTTTTAGATATCAATTCAAAATTTGAAACGGAACCTGGAAATAAGGATATTGGCCGTATAAAAAAATTTAAAAACCTATATCAGTAA
- a CDS encoding GNAT family N-acetyltransferase: protein MKYQIKETKDLTEKEIEHILLLWDISAWNTMKSAYFRTFFKDSEFHFMLDTDENILAVIRVNFDFTLKIAGTSYSFAEAVGLVSTHKKKGYGTALVRNFKENAIQRNKDTIGFCHSNLRLFYEKCSIEILHDKAKMIKESIGSEWVNSEDDDILIFNASQETKELLNQLSAQNNAYLITKE, encoded by the coding sequence ATGAAATATCAGATAAAAGAAACTAAGGATTTAACGGAAAAAGAGATCGAACATATCTTGCTGCTTTGGGATATCTCTGCCTGGAATACCATGAAGTCTGCCTATTTCCGGACTTTTTTCAAAGATTCGGAATTTCATTTTATGCTGGATACAGATGAAAATATACTAGCAGTTATCCGTGTAAATTTTGATTTTACGTTAAAAATAGCTGGAACCAGCTACTCCTTTGCTGAAGCTGTAGGACTTGTTTCCACTCATAAAAAGAAAGGGTATGGAACTGCTTTAGTCCGTAATTTCAAGGAAAATGCGATTCAGAGAAATAAGGACACTATTGGATTTTGTCATTCGAATCTCCGTCTTTTTTATGAAAAGTGTTCAATTGAAATTCTTCATGACAAAGCCAAAATGATCAAAGAAAGTATCGGTTCTGAATGGGTGAATTCTGAAGATGATGATATTTTGATTTTTAATGCTTCACAGGAAACAAAAGAACTGCTCAATCAGCTAAGCGCACAGAATAATGCTTATTTAATTACTAAAGAATAA
- the trpB gene encoding tryptophan synthase subunit beta, whose translation MNYKNPDENGYYGEFGGAFIPEMLYPNVEELQKNYLEIIESDDFQAEYQDLLKNYVGRATPLYFAKNLSQKYQTQIYLKREDLNHTGAHKINNALGQVLLAKRLGKTRIIAETGAGQHGVATATACALLGLECIVYMGEIDIQRQAPNVARMKMLGAEVVPATSGSKTLKDAVNEALRDWINNPLTTHYVIGSVVGPHPFPDLVARFQSIISKEIKEQLKEKIGRENPDYVIACVGGGSNAAGTFYHFVEEKEVKIIAAEAGGLGVDSGKSAATTFLGTLGVLHGSKSLVMQTEDGQVIEPHSISAGLDYPGIGPFHAHLFKEKRAEFFSINDDEALKCAFELTKLEGIIPALESSHALAVLDKKKFGENDVVVICLSGRGDKDMETYLKNL comes from the coding sequence ATGAATTATAAAAACCCCGATGAAAACGGATATTATGGAGAGTTTGGAGGTGCTTTTATACCCGAAATGCTCTATCCTAATGTAGAAGAATTACAAAAAAACTATCTTGAAATTATAGAATCTGACGATTTTCAGGCTGAATATCAGGATTTGCTGAAAAACTATGTGGGCCGTGCCACACCGCTATATTTTGCTAAAAACCTAAGTCAGAAATACCAGACTCAGATTTATTTAAAACGCGAAGACCTCAACCATACCGGAGCTCATAAGATCAATAATGCTCTGGGACAGGTTCTATTGGCAAAACGCCTTGGAAAAACCAGAATTATTGCTGAAACCGGAGCCGGACAACATGGTGTCGCTACTGCTACAGCATGTGCTTTGCTTGGTTTGGAATGCATCGTCTATATGGGAGAAATTGACATCCAGAGACAAGCTCCGAATGTTGCAAGAATGAAAATGCTGGGTGCAGAAGTTGTACCAGCCACTTCAGGATCAAAAACCCTTAAAGATGCCGTGAATGAAGCATTAAGAGACTGGATCAACAATCCTCTGACAACTCATTATGTAATCGGAAGTGTGGTAGGACCTCATCCTTTTCCGGATCTTGTAGCGAGATTTCAGAGCATCATTTCAAAAGAAATTAAAGAACAGCTTAAGGAAAAAATCGGTAGAGAAAACCCGGATTATGTGATTGCCTGTGTAGGCGGAGGAAGCAATGCAGCAGGAACTTTCTATCATTTTGTAGAAGAAAAAGAAGTAAAAATCATTGCTGCTGAAGCCGGCGGTCTGGGAGTAGATTCCGGAAAATCTGCGGCTACTACATTTCTAGGAACTCTGGGTGTACTTCACGGAAGTAAAAGTCTTGTAATGCAGACGGAAGACGGCCAGGTGATAGAGCCTCATTCTATCTCCGCAGGACTGGATTATCCGGGAATCGGGCCTTTTCATGCCCATTTATTTAAAGAAAAAAGAGCAGAATTTTTTAGCATTAATGACGATGAAGCTTTAAAATGTGCTTTTGAATTAACCAAACTGGAAGGCATTATTCCGGCATTGGAAAGTTCTCATGCTCTGGCTGTTCTGGACAAGAAGAAATTTGGAGAAAACGATGTTGTTGTTATTTGCCTGAGCGGACGTGGAGATAAGGATATGGAAACGTATCTGAAGAATTTGTAA
- the trpA gene encoding tryptophan synthase subunit alpha — protein MKKLNIYFTAGIPQLENTADIIQLIQDSGADMIEIGMPYSDPVADGPVIQKAHELALQNGMTIEKLLSQLKAIKNEIRIPIILMGYINPVLSFGFEKFCAACSESGVSGLILPDLPPIEFEKNYQSVLKQYNLNFTFLVTPETSDERMVYLDSLSSGFLYAVSSSSTTGNENAVLKNESYLSRIASLPLKNPVMIGFGIKSKEDFENVTEKADGGIIGTAFVNILLQDRDWKKSAIDFIHSIKA, from the coding sequence ATGAAAAAACTAAATATATACTTCACAGCAGGAATTCCGCAGTTGGAAAACACCGCTGATATTATACAACTGATTCAGGATTCCGGGGCAGATATGATCGAAATCGGAATGCCTTATTCTGATCCTGTGGCAGACGGGCCGGTAATTCAGAAAGCTCATGAACTGGCTTTACAAAACGGAATGACCATTGAAAAACTGTTATCACAATTAAAAGCCATCAAAAATGAAATCAGAATTCCGATTATTCTGATGGGTTATATCAACCCTGTACTGAGTTTCGGGTTTGAAAAATTCTGTGCAGCATGTTCTGAAAGTGGTGTTTCAGGATTGATTCTTCCCGACCTCCCTCCTATTGAGTTTGAGAAAAATTATCAGTCTGTCTTAAAGCAGTATAATCTTAATTTCACCTTTCTGGTCACTCCGGAAACGTCTGATGAAAGGATGGTGTATCTGGATTCTTTAAGTTCAGGCTTCCTGTATGCGGTAAGTTCTTCCTCCACAACGGGGAATGAAAATGCAGTTTTAAAAAATGAGAGCTACCTTTCCAGAATAGCATCTCTTCCGCTTAAAAATCCTGTGATGATCGGATTCGGAATTAAATCGAAAGAGGATTTTGAAAATGTAACAGAAAAAGCGGATGGCGGTATCATAGGAACAGCCTTTGTGAATATTCTGCTTCAGGATAGAGACTGGAAGAAAAGTGCTATAGATTTTATCCATTCCATCAAAGCCTAA
- the lipB gene encoding lipoyl(octanoyl) transferase LipB: MNTNQNKSVEFEDLGIREYQPAWDYQEQLMKNIIDTKIKNRDLPVEQHITTPNHLLFVEHPHVYTLGKSGHEENMLAGIDKLKEIDATFVKVNRGGDITYHGYGQVVGYPILDLENFFTDIHLYMRNLEEVIIRTIAEYGIKGERSPGETGVWLDVGKPYARKMCAMGVKASRWVTLHGFALNVNTDMRYFEYIIPCGIKDKQVTSLKRELERELTPEEMEELKAKIRKHFADVFQAELIYK; encoded by the coding sequence ATGAATACAAATCAAAATAAATCAGTAGAATTTGAAGATTTAGGGATCAGAGAATATCAGCCAGCCTGGGATTATCAGGAGCAGCTGATGAAAAACATCATTGATACCAAAATAAAAAACAGGGATCTTCCTGTGGAACAACATATTACTACTCCCAACCACCTTCTTTTTGTAGAGCATCCTCATGTGTATACTTTAGGAAAAAGCGGACATGAAGAAAATATGCTTGCCGGTATTGATAAATTAAAAGAAATTGATGCCACTTTCGTAAAGGTAAACCGTGGCGGAGATATTACGTATCATGGTTACGGGCAGGTTGTAGGCTATCCTATTCTGGATCTTGAAAACTTTTTTACAGACATTCATTTATATATGAGGAATCTGGAAGAAGTGATTATCAGAACCATTGCCGAGTATGGCATTAAGGGAGAACGCTCTCCGGGAGAAACAGGAGTATGGCTGGATGTTGGAAAACCTTATGCCAGAAAAATGTGTGCTATGGGTGTGAAAGCTTCACGATGGGTTACCCTTCATGGTTTTGCATTGAATGTAAATACGGATATGCGTTATTTTGAATACATTATTCCATGTGGTATTAAAGACAAGCAGGTTACCTCCCTGAAAAGAGAACTTGAAAGAGAACTTACTCCTGAAGAAATGGAAGAACTGAAAGCAAAAATCAGAAAACATTTTGCAGACGTTTTCCAGGCAGAACTGATTTATAAATAA
- a CDS encoding protein-glutamine glutaminase → MKKFLLSMMVFVTMLSFNACSDSNANQDPNLVAKESNEIAMKDFGKTVPVGIEKEDGKFKVSFMVSAQPYLIKDTKENAGFISMIQDAVENETPVHIFLKANSNEIAKVDKATADDIRYFKSVFNKEERGDSKKAVSVIPNLATLNSLFTQIKNQACGTSTASSPCITFRYPVDGCYARAHKMRQILLNAGYDCEKQFVYGNLRASTGTCCVSWVYHVAILVSFKNASGIVEKRIIDPSLFSSGPVTDTAWRAACTNTSCGSASVSSFANTAGNVYYRSPSGSLLYDNNYVNTNCVLNIFSSLSGCSPSPAPSVGSCGF, encoded by the coding sequence ATGAAAAAATTTCTGTTATCCATGATGGTATTCGTGACGATGCTGTCATTCAATGCCTGTTCAGATTCCAATGCCAATCAGGATCCTAATCTAGTAGCTAAAGAGTCAAACGAAATTGCAATGAAAGATTTCGGCAAAACTGTCCCGGTAGGGATTGAAAAAGAAGATGGAAAGTTTAAAGTTTCATTTATGGTTTCGGCTCAGCCGTATCTCATTAAAGATACTAAGGAAAATGCGGGATTTATCTCCATGATCCAGGATGCTGTAGAAAACGAAACTCCCGTTCATATTTTCCTGAAGGCCAATTCTAACGAAATCGCAAAAGTAGACAAAGCAACAGCTGATGACATCCGTTATTTCAAGTCTGTATTCAATAAAGAAGAGAGAGGTGACAGCAAAAAAGCAGTCAGTGTTATTCCTAATCTTGCAACGTTAAACAGTCTGTTTACCCAAATTAAAAATCAGGCTTGCGGAACTTCTACAGCTTCTTCCCCTTGTATCACATTCAGATACCCTGTGGATGGCTGCTACGCAAGAGCTCACAAGATGAGACAAATACTATTGAATGCAGGATATGATTGTGAAAAACAATTCGTGTATGGTAACCTGAGAGCATCTACAGGAACATGCTGCGTATCATGGGTATATCATGTAGCGATATTGGTAAGCTTTAAAAATGCTTCCGGAATTGTTGAGAAAAGAATCATTGATCCATCATTATTCTCCAGCGGACCGGTAACCGATACGGCATGGAGAGCTGCATGTACAAACACAAGCTGTGGATCTGCGTCTGTATCTTCTTTTGCCAATACAGCAGGAAACGTTTACTACAGAAGTCCATCAGGTTCTTTACTGTATGATAACAACTACGTAAATACCAATTGTGTATTAAACATATTCTCATCCCTTTCCGGATGTTCTCCTTCTCCTGCACCTAGCGTAGGAAGCTGTGGATTTTAA
- a CDS encoding SDR family oxidoreductase, whose protein sequence is MQRFKNKTALITGGTNGMGLATAQKFIEEGGSAIITGRSEETVNIALEKLGENAFGIVSNAGNIKDLMNLQQEVRKHTEHIDLVFANAGYGKFAPVEYVDENQFDDLFNLLVKGPFFTVQQLLPLMKRGSSVIFNTSVATEIAMPNFSVYSAAKSAVQSFIKTFAVELTEHGIRVNGVSPGHIKTNIFNNTGLTGEQIESAIEDIIPTIPFKRQGEPSEIANVVLFLASEDASYIHGAEVKVDAGISVIR, encoded by the coding sequence ATGCAGAGATTTAAAAACAAAACCGCTTTAATTACCGGGGGAACCAATGGAATGGGTTTGGCCACTGCTCAGAAATTTATCGAAGAAGGAGGCTCAGCCATTATCACAGGAAGAAGTGAAGAGACGGTGAACATTGCCCTGGAAAAACTTGGAGAAAATGCTTTTGGAATTGTTTCCAATGCAGGAAATATAAAAGATCTGATGAATCTTCAGCAGGAAGTCAGAAAACATACTGAACATATTGATCTTGTCTTTGCCAATGCCGGATACGGAAAATTTGCTCCTGTAGAATATGTGGATGAAAACCAATTTGACGATCTTTTTAATCTACTGGTAAAAGGTCCGTTTTTTACAGTACAGCAATTATTGCCATTGATGAAAAGGGGAAGCTCTGTTATTTTTAATACTTCTGTAGCGACAGAGATTGCAATGCCTAATTTTTCGGTGTATTCTGCGGCCAAATCAGCAGTGCAGTCTTTCATTAAAACGTTTGCAGTAGAGCTTACAGAGCACGGTATCCGTGTCAACGGAGTGAGTCCGGGACATATTAAAACCAATATTTTTAATAATACAGGATTAACCGGAGAACAGATTGAAAGTGCCATTGAGGATATTATTCCTACGATTCCTTTTAAAAGACAGGGAGAACCATCAGAAATAGCCAATGTAGTTCTGTTTCTTGCTTCAGAAGATGCTTCCTATATTCATGGAGCTGAAGTAAAAGTAGATGCCGGAATTTCTGTGATCAGATAA
- a CDS encoding NAD(P)H-dependent oxidoreductase — MSLIENLNWRHAVKAYDPNKKISQKDLNTILESARLAPTSSGLQPFRIIVVENQELKEKMVAGALNPEVMRDSSHVLVFAAWDSYSNEKIDKVYDYHTDVRDLPRGRFGSYTDKIKEMYGAQTPEEHFAHTARQTYIALGIALAQAAELKIDSTPAEGFSNAVVDEVLGLKELGLKSVSLLYLGYRDEANDWLSSMKKVRIPMDEFIIKK, encoded by the coding sequence ATGTCATTAATAGAAAATCTAAACTGGAGACATGCTGTAAAAGCTTATGACCCGAACAAAAAAATTTCACAGAAAGACCTTAATACTATTTTAGAATCAGCAAGACTGGCTCCTACTTCATCCGGATTACAACCATTCCGAATCATTGTGGTAGAAAATCAGGAACTGAAAGAAAAAATGGTAGCAGGCGCTTTAAACCCTGAAGTAATGAGAGATTCTTCTCACGTTTTGGTATTTGCAGCATGGGACAGCTATTCTAATGAAAAAATTGACAAAGTTTATGATTATCATACCGATGTAAGAGACCTTCCAAGAGGCCGTTTCGGAAGCTATACTGATAAAATCAAAGAAATGTATGGCGCACAGACCCCTGAGGAACATTTTGCGCATACTGCCCGTCAGACTTATATTGCCTTAGGAATCGCTCTGGCACAGGCAGCAGAACTTAAAATCGACAGTACTCCGGCAGAAGGATTCAGCAATGCTGTAGTGGATGAAGTACTGGGATTAAAAGAACTAGGATTAAAAAGTGTTAGTCTTTTATATCTTGGATACCGTGACGAAGCTAATGACTGGCTTTCTTCTATGAAAAAAGTCAGAATTCCAATGGATGAATTTATCATAAAAAAGTAA
- a CDS encoding MarR family winged helix-turn-helix transcriptional regulator: MENPKTPKLENQICFPLYVIAKEITGLYRPFLDELDITYPQYLVMMVLWEGDGLTVTHIGEKLFLDSGTLTPLLKRLESKGFIIRKRKKEDERVVEVFLDEAGKKLQQRACEIPGKIQERLGIQPEELLHLKDTVLKILNKIEK, translated from the coding sequence ATGGAAAATCCGAAAACCCCCAAACTAGAAAACCAGATTTGCTTTCCGCTGTATGTGATTGCCAAAGAGATTACAGGACTTTACCGTCCTTTCCTCGATGAACTGGACATAACGTATCCACAGTACCTTGTTATGATGGTATTATGGGAAGGTGACGGGCTTACAGTAACCCACATTGGAGAAAAACTGTTTCTGGACAGCGGTACTTTGACACCTCTTCTTAAAAGACTGGAGTCTAAAGGATTTATTATCAGAAAAAGAAAAAAAGAGGACGAAAGAGTGGTTGAAGTATTTTTAGATGAAGCTGGGAAAAAGCTTCAGCAAAGAGCATGTGAAATTCCGGGAAAAATTCAGGAAAGACTGGGTATACAGCCGGAAGAACTGCTGCATCTTAAAGACACAGTACTAAAAATATTAAACAAAATAGAAAAATAA
- a CDS encoding organic hydroperoxide resistance protein, translated as MKTLYTTQVTAQGGRNGHVKSENGVLDLEVRMPKALGGANDDFANPEMLFAAGYSACFDSALNRVISLSKVKTGETTVTAQVSIGQIENGGFGLAAELDVNIPGVSIEEAQELTEKAHQICPYSNATRNNMEVKLSVTNND; from the coding sequence ATGAAAACGCTATATACCACTCAAGTAACTGCTCAAGGAGGCAGAAACGGACATGTAAAAAGTGAGAACGGAGTTTTAGATCTTGAAGTAAGAATGCCAAAAGCACTGGGAGGAGCCAATGATGATTTTGCGAATCCTGAAATGCTTTTTGCAGCCGGATATTCAGCTTGTTTCGACAGCGCTTTGAACAGAGTAATCAGTCTTTCTAAAGTGAAAACCGGAGAAACAACAGTTACTGCACAGGTGAGCATTGGCCAAATTGAAAATGGAGGTTTCGGATTGGCAGCAGAACTGGATGTGAACATCCCTGGAGTTTCTATTGAAGAAGCTCAGGAATTAACAGAAAAGGCACACCAGATCTGTCCTTATTCTAATGCAACCAGAAATAATATGGAGGTGAAGCTTTCAGTAACCAACAACGATTAA
- a CDS encoding peptide deformylase: MKKLPILLIFFIGLINAQKLTSNEISVINQGDTNTALPIYQTTDTNQHKTLLNISSEIDPLDPNTAVLVKRMKESLLSTDGGVGIAAPQVGINRKIIWVQRFDKEGTPLEYFINPVIVWHSDLQNLGPEGDLSIPDFRDQFYRSKVIQLEYVDLKGQKYSEIVEGFTAVIFQHEIDHLFGILISDKKEKEKNDSYKKVDAYQKSDVNKDRR; encoded by the coding sequence ATGAAAAAATTACCCATTCTGCTGATCTTTTTTATTGGACTGATCAATGCCCAGAAACTTACTTCTAATGAAATTTCGGTAATCAATCAAGGTGATACAAATACCGCATTGCCAATCTATCAGACTACAGATACCAATCAGCATAAAACATTGCTGAATATTTCTTCAGAAATTGATCCTCTGGATCCGAATACAGCTGTTCTGGTAAAAAGAATGAAAGAGTCTCTTCTTTCAACAGACGGTGGAGTAGGAATTGCAGCGCCTCAGGTGGGTATCAATAGAAAGATCATTTGGGTACAGCGTTTTGACAAAGAAGGAACCCCGCTGGAATACTTCATCAATCCGGTCATTGTATGGCATTCCGATCTACAGAATCTTGGCCCTGAAGGAGACCTCTCTATTCCGGATTTCAGGGATCAGTTTTACAGAAGTAAGGTGATCCAGCTGGAGTATGTGGATTTGAAAGGCCAGAAATATTCAGAAATTGTAGAAGGATTTACAGCCGTTATTTTTCAGCATGAGATCGATCACCTTTTCGGTATTCTGATTTCCGATAAAAAAGAAAAAGAGAAAAATGATTCTTATAAAAAAGTAGATGCTTATCAGAAAAGTGATGTAAATAAAGACAGAAGGTGA
- a CDS encoding ChaN family lipoprotein has protein sequence MKNIFITILLAGFCSLKAQDFKAYQFYDKKGKEVKTEKLVKELADYDVVFFGENHNSSINHWLQLKITEALFAKKNGQLILGAEMFERDNQTQLDQYLNGKFDAKTFKDSARLWNNYATDYKPLVDFAKNKKLNFIATNIPRKYASQTAKEGLESLNKLSEKEKTYIAQLPIKVTLDTPGYPEMKAMMGDHAEGTKVMNFISAQATKDATMAESILKNFQAGKTFIHYNGNYHSKEFGGIYWYIKQKNPNLKMAVISVFESEDPELKVPSKDYIPTDFNLIIPGDMTKTF, from the coding sequence ATGAAAAATATTTTCATAACGATACTGCTTGCCGGTTTCTGTTCTCTGAAGGCACAGGACTTTAAAGCTTATCAGTTTTATGATAAGAAAGGAAAGGAAGTAAAAACGGAAAAACTGGTGAAAGAACTGGCAGATTATGATGTGGTCTTTTTTGGTGAAAACCATAACAGTTCTATCAATCATTGGCTTCAGCTTAAAATTACAGAAGCTCTGTTTGCAAAGAAGAACGGGCAGCTTATTTTAGGAGCTGAAATGTTTGAAAGAGACAATCAGACTCAACTGGATCAATATTTAAACGGAAAATTTGATGCTAAAACATTCAAGGACTCTGCCCGTTTATGGAACAATTATGCAACAGACTACAAACCTTTGGTAGATTTTGCTAAAAACAAAAAATTGAATTTTATTGCTACCAATATCCCAAGGAAATATGCTTCCCAAACCGCTAAAGAAGGTCTTGAATCCCTGAATAAATTAAGTGAAAAAGAGAAAACTTATATTGCTCAGTTACCTATAAAAGTTACGTTAGATACTCCGGGATACCCGGAGATGAAAGCGATGATGGGGGATCATGCAGAAGGAACAAAAGTGATGAATTTTATTTCAGCCCAGGCAACGAAAGATGCTACCATGGCAGAATCTATTCTGAAAAACTTCCAGGCCGGAAAAACCTTTATCCATTATAACGGAAACTATCACAGTAAAGAATTTGGAGGGATCTATTGGTATATCAAACAGAAAAATCCTAATCTGAAAATGGCAGTGATTTCTGTTTTTGAATCAGAAGATCCCGAATTGAAAGTTCCCTCAAAAGACTATATCCCAACAGATTTTAATCTGATTATTCCGGGAGACATGACGAAGACTTTTTAA